In Kryptolebias marmoratus isolate JLee-2015 linkage group LG22, ASM164957v2, whole genome shotgun sequence, a single window of DNA contains:
- the LOC108229017 gene encoding prolyl-tRNA synthetase associated domain-containing protein 1 encodes MSEDLRAELEKYLQTLNIQTSCVEHPPVFTVEEMMPHLQEVNGAVSKNLFLKDKKKKGLWLVSARHDRQVNLNNLAKKLGVGSGNLRFADEAIMLEKLKVGQGCATALSLLFDKDRSVKFVLDRDLVEGGHQMVYFHPMTNAATMGLQPDDLLRFLKETGHEPILETFE; translated from the exons ATGTCTGAGGATCTGCGCGCTGAACTGGAGAAATATCTGCAGACTTTAAACATCCAGACGAGCTGCGTGGAACACCCGCCG GTGTTCACAGTAGAGGAGATGATGCCTCACCTGCAGGAAGTCAATGGCGCCGTCTCTAAGAACCTcttcctgaaggacaagaagaagaaaggccTGTGGCTGGTGTCGGCCCGCCACGATCGGCAG GTGAACCTCAACAACCTTGCGAAGAAGCTCGGAGTTGGCAGTGGGAACCTGCGATTTGCAGACGAGGCGATAATGCTGGAAAAACTCAAG GTGGGTCAGGGCTGTGCGACGGCGCTCTCTCTGCTCTTTGATAAGGACCGGAGTGTTAAGTTTGTCTTAGACCGGGACCTGGTGGAAGGAGGTCACCAGATGGTCTACTTCCACCCAATGACCAACGCCGCCACCATGGGGCTCCAGCCTGACGACCTGCTGCGCTTCCTCAAAGAGACGGGACACGAACCCATACTGGAGACCTTTGAGTAG